DNA sequence from the Perca flavescens isolate YP-PL-M2 chromosome 3, PFLA_1.0, whole genome shotgun sequence genome:
ACAAGGTGACGCAACTCTCTGTGGGTTAATTTATACCGTGAGCCATGTAGCAATATTTTTCATAAATCAGATGATGGCATTGCCCctaaatcaattaataaaaCTGTTGCTCAGTCCCAGTGTTTGCTTTTATGTCCATTTTGCATGCTTGAaggagctctctctctctctctcatgatcATTGCACTTTCGTGGCCAAAGAAAGCTCTGTGTACACTGAGGAAAGACACACAAGgctgtttctttgttttattacaACACTGAATAAAGCCTGAGTATGCAACGTATCAAGTTGCAGCCATTTTGTCTGATCTActaaacaaagaacaaatatatataaaaacacataaaatataaTCTTTACATTGAAAAACTAAAATCCGTGGGAGCTCTTCATTCAGTGTTACTAACAGTACTAGACATAATTCCAAAACCTATTTTTACAAACCAACCTATCAGTCAGTTTTATCTGGATTTATCAAACTAGAGTCAAATATTGACCAAGAAAATGCTTTGAGTCACTCATTTTATCAGCATGcacacatatttgtttttgttatagtACTTAACAATGATAATATAAACAGAAGTGAGCATggggataaaaataaaaaaatacaacaaagtgCCATGGTTGCCCTACTGCCGCTGCACCTAACAGGATTGTATGCAGATCCCTCACACTGGAAActaatcaatcaaatcaaagtcATTCATTGGCTGAGGAAGACACTACAAATAGGAACCACGCACACTTGTTCAGCAGATGGCTTTTTCTATTCCTGGATAGTAACCGAAGCAGGTAGTGATAGGGTCCTTTTCAGTTGGTGTGTCTGGTTTCACTCGTCGTAGTGAAGTGAAGACAGAAACTTATCCACATCTAAGTCATGGGGAAAGCAATCTGCTAGTTTCTTCCTTTCCTGCGGATTTAAACCAAAAGTCAGAATTACATGACAAAAATATGTATCAAAATTCCCATTCATTAAATGGCAATGAGGTTGCATAAAAAATGATGCTCATTACACACCAAAACACAAGAGTTGGATGGTATAGAatcgatatatatataattcGATTCCTTGTTTTTAATGATTGAATGTCATTTTTCCAATCCAAAATATCAAACATTACCttgttatagtttttttttttacatatgaaGACTTAGTTGCAGCTTTCCTTTGTCATATCTGATagaaaactgaatatctttggggttAAGACAAAATAggcaatttgaagatgtcaccttgggctttaAGAGattgtaaacattttcattttccactGTTTCCTGACAATTTaaagaccaaaacaattaattgaaaaaataatctgcttggcgatatggagaaaatcaaatatcacaatatttttgaccaaatacattgatATCAAGGAGATATTTTATgtttgactattggtgctttcacaaaatatttacacaatgagacttgtgataaataatcatcagtaatgtgggtATAATgaataagtgggtaaaggcaaataacagaacagctagaacagtctggtaagttcagaaaatgacatcactttactgtaatgcagcctttaaaatcaggaaaagacaacacttgtgtcatattacgatatccaaaatctaagataaTATCTAACCTGATCTATTGATGTCAATATATTGCCAAGCCCTAATCTGTAAGGTACATAGTTGTTAGTTCTAGCTCTACATCTAACTTCAtgtgaaaacagaaaaatgctgaaaaagctGAACTTGTCTATTACAGAAAACAGGGATAGTTTTAACAccatacattttaaacatatgtCTACTGAATGGCAGATAGCTTGTATTGTACTCACCCGGTCTGTCTTTTTGCTGGGAGATTGTTTAGACTTTTTCTTTGCAGGCGGGCTGGCTGTGGGAGAAGACGGTTTGCGTTTTTTAGAGCTCTTTGAGCTCGCAGGCaaattttctcctacttcctcCTGCCGCAAACTGTCCTTCAGTGGCGTGCCTGTCCTGGCGATGGCAGCACGTGAAAGAATCATAAGTGTGTGAGCAGCCATGTTAATGCTGTTTTCACTGCCAGCCTCACTGGCTGGGCTGCAGGTGGGGACATCCGGGGTGTTGGGGGGCATTAGATGCTTGGGAGTCccctctccatctctacctttCTTTGGTCGGGAAGGAGTCCTGGGACGTTCAGCTGACTCCGCCTGGTTACGGCCAGTCCCAGGGGTCCGGGGAACACTACTGTCTGAACTGCCTACTCCAGGCCTCTTGATGGGGGTAGAAGGAGAGCTGAGCCCCTGGATGTCCTGCAGCATCTCCGCTGCCTGTTTAGCCAGAGAGCTGGTCTTTGAGGGTGCTTTTGTAGCTTTGGACTGAGGATTGGATGCAGGCTGGGTGACAACTGGAGGGCTAAAGTCTCTTAATGTTGAGGATGAGGGTGTTgaatgttgctgctgctgctcttgcAAGCTACCCTTAATTTCATTCTCCTTGTTAGCTGTAACATTTGGCATCTCCTGAGAGGGAGTTCTCTTTTCTGTACGCCCCTCACATGATTTAACAGGAGCTTTTTCTGCCGGTTCTTTCCTGCagctctcctctttctcctttctAGTTCCTGATTTCAGTGCAGAATCAGAGGACAATGACCTAGAAGTATGAGCATCCTTAGCTTTTGCTCCATTACCATCCTTATCATGATTGGATTTCCTGTCAATAGATTTTGATCTCCTTCCTGATTCTGACTTTTTCAAAGTCTCAGGCTGTGAGGCATCAACCCTGCTGGTACTTGCACGTTGAGATTCTTCGTTATGGATGCTATGATCTTGTTTGCGAGAGTTCTTTTTGGGAGGATCTTTCTGGTGCTGTTGTGGAGGCATGGCCTTTTCAGCCTCCTTCAGGAAGCCTCCTCCAGTCTGGGGATCGGCTGAGCATCTGACAGTCTCTATCCTCCTCTTGGGCTTGTTGCCACCCAAGATAGTAGGTTTTCTTCGAGCCACTGACTGTGTATTATCTTTCTCAGTCTGCTGGACAGATTGTGATGTGGATGTGTTTGTAGCTGGAGGTTTGGTGGTCCTTGTTGTTTTAGCAGTTTGTGGTTGAACTTCTGCATTAGAGTCAAAACATAAAATTCTCCTATGTCTAGTATCCTTTGCCGTTTCCTGCTGGCCTGTGTTTTCAGCCAACACTGGTTGAACCAACTTACCAACCAGGTTTTGCTCAGTGCCTGGAATTCAAAGAAATAATGTCAGGAAAATAAGGCAGTGACATTAAACATAAAGCAGATTAACACAGAGGACATCCTTCGGCAACAAAGTAAAAGGATATTAGGTCATTTTCAGTCATTAGATACCGCTGCTCCAATTTAACTTGTAACTTACCAGCAGGTGTAGACCATTTTATTGCCATTGTGGGAGACTTGGGCTTTAAATCTTCTGACTGCTGTACCAGTACTGGGTTTGGTATGGCAACAAGCTGTAAATATAACAATGTTGATAAGTTTTATTGTTCTGGATATCGCTAATAGTCTTCAACCCCTTGATGCAGCAATGTTCATTATATCACACACTACAAAACAATACAGTCTTGGATTGATTGAAAAACATTAACAATTTTGCAATCTTGCTTTGTCCTGAGGAAAAAGGCCATGGCATCTTTAAAATTGTAAGTGTTTATTACTTTGGAAGGATAACGGTTTAGTAAATTGTATGGTAATCTGCCAAATAAACAATAAGATGTCTTATGTTCACGTTCACATTTTGGCCTTAGAGTGGCACTTAATGGGTGAGCAACATTTGGATTCATTCTTTTGGACACCAAATTTCATAAATGCTGCCCTTGCTTTGGAAATACATCAAAGAGTGGTGCTaaaggaaagctcagaaagtCGTCCAAAATAGCAGAGTTATGCTTTAGGCAGCATGCGCTTAGTTAATCTCACGGAATTCTGCCCATTAGATCTCAAGATACCTCGTCACGGACAAAAGTGTTGGTCAAAGCGAAATTTCCTCCAAGGGACAGAATGATAGATGAAAGGTTGGAGGAATACCAGAATGATCAGGTATTCTGGTGAAAATGATAAGAAAGGTAATACTTTTTGACTCCCAATTTACGAACTGCAAATGAAGGTATGTTACCTGATTGGACACCATCTGGACCTTGCCCAGAGTATTCGGACCCATAACAGAAACAGGGAGCATCATGGGCTTATTAACAGGTGATGGTAGGATGAATGTTGACcctgcacaaaaaaaaataataataatatagataaTTCTAATGGGCTTGACAGACAGTAGGTAATGAACAACAAAGATAAACTAAACATGCCgccaccccaccccccctgcACCAGGGACAACACACAATAGATGATGGAAATTAACTAGGCTTGTCAGCTCagaggagaaagaacaacaaactGAACTCTGCTCAACCACAGTGTTTTCATGAATTTTCTGGATTAATGTGGATGAGCACCAAATTGTGCATTGCTTCATAAGAACAGAACTCATTATCATTACACATTATCACATGTTCACAAATGGGGCAGAAGCATCATTGTCTATTCTTTGTCAAGCCCAAAGTCCTTCAAGGGGAAGAGTGCCCCCTTCACAGTAAGTTTAGAACACAAAAAATTCAATGAAACGAAAATGACGAACTAAACATCAAAAGCTGCAACTACAAAAATCAAACCCCGCTAGTGATAATAGAGTGAGAGTGGGATGAACTTTTGTTTATTGAGATGACTCAGTGTCTGTTGTCTCTTACCGGTGGAGTACCCTCGAGAGCGAGTTGGTGTGGTCACCCCATACTGGTTGGCAGGCAAAGGCGGTCCCTTTGCGACACCAGCAGACAGTAGCACCTGTCTAGTTTGAGCATCTGTAGTCTGGGGTTCAGTTACAAGGAAATAGCTGGCAGTGGCTCCTTGGAGGGTAGGATTAGTGGTGTCCAGGGGTAGTTGAATTATGTAGTTTTGCTGGGCCTGTGATGTCCCTGTTAATGGGGATGCAACTAGAGCCCCAGCCTTACAGCTGAGAGGACTAGCATATGCCTCAGCGCATTGTAAGCCACTAACTGCCTGTGCTGCCTCATCCAAGTTGGCCTTTGGTGTGCCGGGGCCTCCTCCAGAGGACTTTGCTGGAGAGGAAAGATATATGGTGGGTATCTTGTCTCTGGAAATGCTAGAAATTGCCTGATTCAAGTTTGGGTCACTGGAAGAATCCTCATCCTGGTTATCGCTGATGATGATCTTCAAAGAAACTATATTACTGGAATCAGCTGCAGCCTTGCTTGGGGTGGTGGGGTTGGTAGTTGGAGGATTAGGTGCTGCACCAACTGGGGCACAAGACGGTGAGGAGGATGCAGGTGAGACAGGTGAGGATGAGGCAGGTGTAGCTGTAAGCGTTGCAGAGGTAGAAGCAGATGTGGGTGAGATAGGTGTTGCTGTGAACGGTGCAGCAGTGGATGAAGACAAAGGCGAGGCAGGCAGAGTTGTAAATGTGGAACTGCTAGAACAAGATGTGCAAGAGGCAGATTCAGGTGTTACTGAGAGAGTAGACTCTGGTTGAGTGTCTTTTCCATTGCTTGGATTTGACATATGAGGTAGGTCAGCAATCGGCATTGGAGTTAGTTCAACTTgtaaaggaaacaaaaaagcAGGGGGGGCTGTAGCCGGGTGCACTTTCGATCCTTGTGCAAATGCAGGAGAGGGAAGAATGTTTGATTCACTGGGGGCAGTTGTGATGGGGGTGCTGTTGTTTGTGGCAGGCTCCGGAGTGTCTATACTGTCTAAAGGAGGGGGAGGTGTATTCAACGGTTCATCAATATCCATTGGTGTTACAAAAACACTGTTATTTAAAAGTGAggccttttcttttctgttcgAGTCCACTGCAGCAGATGAGACACCTTGGTGCTCCCATGGACTCACTAACAATTTGGCTAAACTGTTTTCAATTCTGGATGATTTGACGCTGGGGCCAAGTACTGCCTTCTTTAACAAGGAGGGAGCAGTAGACTTTCTGGTCTTACGCTCTTGTCCAGCTCTCATTTTCACTGTCATTGGTGTTGTAGCCAAAGCCTTAGAATCTTTGTGTGTAGTGCctgaaaaaatttaataaaatatttaatgagTATTCTGTCCCCATCTGTGTATTTATAATACACAGTAATAGAGTataattttatgtaaaaaatacaCATCCACAATTagtatttgacacaaaaccaacaatttatctgtaaagtgtatgCAGCAATCAACAAATAGTGGTGAGTCTGCAAACTCTTGTGAAGCTCGAGAGTTTTTCCTGCTCTCGACATGCACTAACAACAAGTGCTAAGCTATGTTGagattataaaatatatatttatacctgtacacatgcacacactttaCATGGAAAGTTGTTTAAACTGGAAAACGTAATTGAATTTTAACACCCAAAATCTCAATTGATTTAGTGAACCACTGACAGCCTGTTTCTCACTCTTCCTTCCAGTGTGGCCATTCAAAACAATTGTAAAGACTTTCGAAGTGGTCTGACAACATGTTAGAAAAACAAGTTCTGTTCAAGCCTAACCACACCCTACACCCTTTTCACCCTCCTTCCGACTTTTCACAATGAATTACAAATCTGACAGTATCCACagtgttttaataaaatatgaagCTTTTCCTCCCTTCCAAACTTTGAATTCAAGAAACCTGCCTTGATCTTCTGTGTGTTCTGAGAGCCtaccaaggttattatagttttgcatttttcattagtttttttttatttcgttttgactttttgttttcaaattcagtttagttttaaaagCGGGTTtgctattttagtttttattttttgaaaatgctttagttttagtctttttttgtaatatgggttatttgttgggggcaagattcaaaaaggtcagaaaaaaagtattgtgtaataataactcaacaaaaacatcatacaattttagaaatatgtattcaacaataacaccagtacataacatttacatatgatgatgagcacaaatacagtatctcacaaaagtgagtacacccctcacgtttgtaaatatttcattatatcttttaatgggacaacacttaCACtttgtacagcttgtataacagtgtaaatgtgctgtcccctcaaaataactcaactcACAGCTATTAATGTCTAAactgctggcaacaaaagtgagtacacccctatcttaaatgttaaattaaaatagcccccccacatcatcacatacccttcaccatacctagagattggcatggttttatgtcggttagcctaatagctggtttgatttgcattgagagatgattttatggaaagtaccccatgctaatctctaggtatggtgaagggcatgtgatgatgtggggctattttaattccaaaggccaagggaactttatcaggatgcatagtatcctggatccatgaaataactttgcctttgcctctatgggaatttaacataggggtgtactgacttttgttgccaagTGTTTAGaaattaatggctgtatgttgagttattttgaggggacagcacatttacactgttatacaagctgtaaacttaatactttacattgtagcaaagtgtaatttcttcagtgttgtcccattaaaagatataatgaaatatttactaaaatgtgaggggtgtactcactttgatcagatactgtatgtaacagTCTACACAAGATGCAGCACAAAATGTGTTAGTAACCGTGccaggaaaaaacctaaatagctaAAGAactaaagaagacatacataaacaggtgttttgaactttggttcgaTTAAAGTGttgaactttttgaagtcaatcgactcccacagttgtgtagacatcccagtatcaacacacatattaacccacTCTTCCTCACGCTTTTAGTGTTCATgtgtatttactaaccagcagctatcgggtcgccggtgaaagcccgcctgtagtgttctctgtcctgcggtTGTCTCCATCATGCTGTCTGGCCCtggccccatacatccatgccctgtactgGGGTTATATTAACTTCTGTTTCGGGGgaagggggctttgcgttctccttgTCCTGTCACTGATTGTTAAgttaagctaggttagcctccttgtgcgcgcttctcaaatgtactttcaaattcgttTCCCTTAATTGTCCacttattttaccaccttccacttttatctgacacaatcataatcaaataggactctgccgctttcttcCGACTTTTGGTACAGCTATGATGCAAGGCGAGGGGCATGGACatgtgttcaatttgacgtggaatgtcggaatttctgggttcccagtcggaaacaatgtctacggcatagactgaataaaacaggtctatgttcggaaatgtcaactctgaaagatataacgttatttgttctgtgaaagacattgacaaagacgaaaactaaggacatttactggataattttatttaattttagttagttttgcaaacagacattacagttttagtttacttatcgttttttttgtaatgcctcgtttttatttttatttcagttaacaatgttttttcccacctagttttcgttattttgTTCGTTTTCGTAAACAATTATAACCTTGGAGCCTACTAGTGTGTTATGCtgtgttccatttacctcggaagtCTGAGGGGTCtgaggggtggtgatggcgcagtggatatgacacatgcctttggtgtgggagatccaggtttgattcccactgcaatacgttaaccaatgtgtccctgagcaagacacttaacccctagttgctccagaggcgtgcgacctctgacatatatagcaattgtaagtcgctttggata
Encoded proteins:
- the npat gene encoding protein NPAT isoform X1 — encoded protein: MLLPSDVARLVLGYLQEEGLSATSRTFILECQNLKEYAEHTTEDGTIPACVFSIFGKGLTTILNEYVSAKTKAESCHEVPAMMTSLWKKLDFTLNQIKSLQNSPALSASQRTRSRIGVANMARQRVLTVASASGVVCSSVSETSSIISPAHISHSMLGHSTPVSYTATHTRPVTGSGTPQQIQDVNQSLNTPRDSPIQIIVSEHRLNPGPMSPGRRKWDTPRKRGGAQSGSGAPGRCAVTVSAPNAESQPEEAVDENFPQLVIQNARDKILGDRSLQEKLAENINKILANEPTPQTSKAPSSTVEADQSIDEILGLQGEIHMSDDAIHDILEQTESDPAFHALFELFDYNKTRFTDGDPGEGDISSSPEESDTAGPSSTVIPLQSDDPGTTHKDSKALATTPMTVKMRAGQERKTRKSTAPSLLKKAVLGPSVKSSRIENSLAKLLVSPWEHQGVSSAAVDSNRKEKASLLNNSVFVTPMDIDEPLNTPPPPLDSIDTPEPATNNSTPITTAPSESNILPSPAFAQGSKVHPATAPPAFLFPLQVELTPMPIADLPHMSNPSNGKDTQPESTLSVTPESASCTSCSSSSTFTTLPASPLSSSTAAPFTATPISPTSASTSATLTATPASSSPVSPASSSPSCAPVGAAPNPPTTNPTTPSKAAADSSNIVSLKIIISDNQDEDSSSDPNLNQAISSISRDKIPTIYLSSPAKSSGGGPGTPKANLDEAAQAVSGLQCAEAYASPLSCKAGALVASPLTGTSQAQQNYIIQLPLDTTNPTLQGATASYFLVTEPQTTDAQTRQVLLSAGVAKGPPLPANQYGVTTPTRSRGYSTGSTFILPSPVNKPMMLPVSVMGPNTLGKVQMVSNQLVAIPNPVLVQQSEDLKPKSPTMAIKWSTPAGTEQNLVGKLVQPVLAENTGQQETAKDTRHRRILCFDSNAEVQPQTAKTTRTTKPPATNTSTSQSVQQTEKDNTQSVARRKPTILGGNKPKRRIETVRCSADPQTGGGFLKEAEKAMPPQQHQKDPPKKNSRKQDHSIHNEESQRASTSRVDASQPETLKKSESGRRSKSIDRKSNHDKDGNGAKAKDAHTSRSLSSDSALKSGTRKEKEESCRKEPAEKAPVKSCEGRTEKRTPSQEMPNVTANKENEIKGSLQEQQQQHSTPSSSTLRDFSPPVVTQPASNPQSKATKAPSKTSSLAKQAAEMLQDIQGLSSPSTPIKRPGVGSSDSSVPRTPGTGRNQAESAERPRTPSRPKKGRDGEGTPKHLMPPNTPDVPTCSPASEAGSENSINMAAHTLMILSRAAIARTGTPLKDSLRQEEVGENLPASSKSSKKRKPSSPTASPPAKKKSKQSPSKKTDRERKKLADCFPHDLDVDKFLSSLHYDE
- the npat gene encoding protein NPAT isoform X2, whose product is MLLPSDVARLVLGYLQEEGLSATSRTFILECQNLKEYAEHTTEDGTIPACVFSIFGKGLTTILNEYVSAKTKESCHEVPAMMTSLWKKLDFTLNQIKSLQNSPALSASQRTRSRIGVANMARQRVLTVASASGVVCSSVSETSSIISPAHISHSMLGHSTPVSYTATHTRPVTGSGTPQQIQDVNQSLNTPRDSPIQIIVSEHRLNPGPMSPGRRKWDTPRKRGGAQSGSGAPGRCAVTVSAPNAESQPEEAVDENFPQLVIQNARDKILGDRSLQEKLAENINKILANEPTPQTSKAPSSTVEADQSIDEILGLQGEIHMSDDAIHDILEQTESDPAFHALFELFDYNKTRFTDGDPGEGDISSSPEESDTAGPSSTVIPLQSDDPGTTHKDSKALATTPMTVKMRAGQERKTRKSTAPSLLKKAVLGPSVKSSRIENSLAKLLVSPWEHQGVSSAAVDSNRKEKASLLNNSVFVTPMDIDEPLNTPPPPLDSIDTPEPATNNSTPITTAPSESNILPSPAFAQGSKVHPATAPPAFLFPLQVELTPMPIADLPHMSNPSNGKDTQPESTLSVTPESASCTSCSSSSTFTTLPASPLSSSTAAPFTATPISPTSASTSATLTATPASSSPVSPASSSPSCAPVGAAPNPPTTNPTTPSKAAADSSNIVSLKIIISDNQDEDSSSDPNLNQAISSISRDKIPTIYLSSPAKSSGGGPGTPKANLDEAAQAVSGLQCAEAYASPLSCKAGALVASPLTGTSQAQQNYIIQLPLDTTNPTLQGATASYFLVTEPQTTDAQTRQVLLSAGVAKGPPLPANQYGVTTPTRSRGYSTGSTFILPSPVNKPMMLPVSVMGPNTLGKVQMVSNQLVAIPNPVLVQQSEDLKPKSPTMAIKWSTPAGTEQNLVGKLVQPVLAENTGQQETAKDTRHRRILCFDSNAEVQPQTAKTTRTTKPPATNTSTSQSVQQTEKDNTQSVARRKPTILGGNKPKRRIETVRCSADPQTGGGFLKEAEKAMPPQQHQKDPPKKNSRKQDHSIHNEESQRASTSRVDASQPETLKKSESGRRSKSIDRKSNHDKDGNGAKAKDAHTSRSLSSDSALKSGTRKEKEESCRKEPAEKAPVKSCEGRTEKRTPSQEMPNVTANKENEIKGSLQEQQQQHSTPSSSTLRDFSPPVVTQPASNPQSKATKAPSKTSSLAKQAAEMLQDIQGLSSPSTPIKRPGVGSSDSSVPRTPGTGRNQAESAERPRTPSRPKKGRDGEGTPKHLMPPNTPDVPTCSPASEAGSENSINMAAHTLMILSRAAIARTGTPLKDSLRQEEVGENLPASSKSSKKRKPSSPTASPPAKKKSKQSPSKKTDRERKKLADCFPHDLDVDKFLSSLHYDE